From one Humulus lupulus chromosome 8, drHumLupu1.1, whole genome shotgun sequence genomic stretch:
- the LOC133798451 gene encoding transcription initiation factor TFIID subunit 5-like encodes MSFFCNFYLSLNLPLYLVLSNEHINFQVSPGQPNSISDDAEAVTLTGSSQDAVSQINQKEIHWGLLEDSLEELLEKTGGLLSDSKKAEGETKESEWEENKITRRRKAGLIS; translated from the exons ATGAGCTTCTTCTGCAATTTCTACTTAAGTCTCAATCTACCACTGTACTTGGTATTATCAAATGAGCATATCAACTTTCAAG TTTCTCCTGGACAGCCCAACTCAATTTCTGATGATGCGGAGGCTGTTACATTGACTGGAAGCAGCCAGGATGCAGTCAGTCAGATTAATCAGAAGGAAATACATTGGGGG TTGCTGGAAGACTCTTTGGAAGAACTCTTGGAAAAGACTGGGGGTTTGCTTTCTGattctaaaaaggcagaaggagaAACTAAAGAGTCGGAGTGGGAGGAAAATAAG ATCACCAGAAGGAGGAAAGCAGGGCTCATCAGTTAA